GCCTGTCGAGCAAACGCGCGTGACGCTCATGTGAGATGGAGCCGATTCTGCCGAGAAAACGCTCGGCTGGCATGGTGGTGAGGAAACCAAGACGGATGACCGAAGCGACCTTGAGGCCGCTGCCTGCAAAGTCCGGGTGCGATGACTCGATAATTTCGCCGAAGCCGACGACCTGCTGGTGAAGCTGCGAACTGACGCCGCAGATGCGCCAATCGCCAAATGGAGGCATCCGTCGTAGAAGAATCGCCGGGCGAGGCTTGAAGCGTCCATCGGCCTGCGGCAGCGGCGTGAGTCCGACATCGCCATCGGTTATTGCGGTTTGAGGTCAGCACTCGTGTATTCTGGTTCGTCGTCGCCGTAGGCTCTGGCGAGATTCTGCGCACCGAGGGCCGCCCACTCGGAACGCTCTTCGTCGGGTGCGATGACCGTGACCATGAGCGGGGCGTTCGCGGGCAACTGGAATGGCTCGTCGAGAACGATGTGCTCGCCGTCATAGTGGGCTTTGAGAATCGTGGTTGGCATGGAAGACGACTACCCCTGCGTCCGTTTCAGGGCAAGCGCGCAGAAGCGGCCATAGACCCAATGGCTCAACAACGAACAGTTGAGCGTGGGTGACGAGTCGGGCGGACGTGGGTTAAAAGCCGCGTTGGCGGCCTCCAGAGCCACAGGGTTGTGGCCGGACGGATCCCTCCGCCAGCCCGTCAACCCGAAGTGCCCCATGAACCCGTCACCCACAGCACAAAAGCTCAAGCATGTCGGCCCGGATGTCCACGCCGAAACCATTGCCGTCGCCATCGCGGATCCCGCGGGCGAGGTCCGCTCCTGGGGCAACATCCCCGCCCACACCCGCGCGCTGGACAAGCTCCACAAGCGCCTGACCGGAGACGGTTCCCAGGCCCGCTACGTGTACGAGGCCGGTCCGACCGGCTTCGCCCTCTGCCGCCGCCTCCTGGCTCAGGGCATCGCCGGCGACGTTGTCAGTCCCTCGCTCATCCCCAAGCGGGCCTCCGACCGGGTCAAAACCGATCGCCGTGACGCGTTGACGCTGGCCCGGCTCCTCCGGGCCGGCGAACTCACCTCCATCCACGTCCCGGACGAAGCCGATGAGGCCATCCGGGACCTGGTGTGTTGCCGGCTCGCCGCCGTGGAGGATCTGCGCCGCTGTCGTCAGCGCATCAAGGGATTCCTGCTCCGATACGGCAAACGCTATTCCGGCAAATCCTCCTGGACTGCCGCGCACCTCAACGACCTGAGTACCATTAAATTCCCGTTCCCCGCCCAGCAGATCGCCTTCGAGGAACTGCTCAACGCGGTGAACGATCCCGCGGATCGCATTCAACGGCTCGAAGCCGCCTTGGAGGCACAGGTCAAGATCTGGAAGCGCCTTCCCCTGGTTCAGGCCTTCATGTGTTTCCGGTGTTTGGCCTTGATCAACGCCGTCACCTGGGTCGCCGAGATCGGCGACTTCTCCCGCTTTGACCATCCCTCGCAGCTCATGGCCTTCATCGGCATCACCCCCAGCGCCCAGCGAGAGCAGTTTGTCAATTTTTGAACCCGTCACTCTATAATTCATCGAGCAAACCATCGCCATCGCGACGCGATAAGGTGAAGCGCTTTGCCGGCTACCGCTCCGAAACTGAAAAAGCCGGCGACGATAACGAGAGCTTGGAAGCGGAAATGCCCGGGTGAATCCGTCGGCGCGGTGAGCGCACCGACGAGCACCAAAACACCTGCAACGATGAGTCCCACTGCAAGGATGAAGACGCCCTCCATGCGACGACTGCTCCGAGCGAGGCAATAAACTGACCAGAACAAAACGAACGGCGACAGCAGCGCGCCGCCAGCAATCAGAGTGATCGCAGCTATGCCGAGGATATTCATACGTCACGACGAGTCTTCGCCAATGATCAGCTTACCGATTCCGGCCCAGCGTCAGCGGGGCCGGCATTCGGTGGAGCACCGGCGGGCCGCAGCTTGCCAGCGCTTCGCACTTGAAACCTTGGAGGCTGGAGTTTGGCTCCAAGTACCGCGTCCGCATAGCTGGCCAACCACAGCCCTGCTCCTCTCACCGATGAGTCCTCACTCGCGAGCAGGCTAGTGACCATCGATTCAACCACAGATGTCAGTTGTTTTGGTTTGGTTAGCCGTATTCATTCAATCGTTCGCTACCCACCAATGATCCTGTAGAGCATACGGCCTAGTCCTTGTCTTGTTTGAAATACGGGCGAAGGCGCAACTTGAGCATCAAAATTGGGGAGGCCATCAGCAGTGCTCCGAGCACAAGCGAGAGCCATAACACTCGTGAGGATAGGATGCCGTCAAGATGAGCACCGTAGTAGGCCCACACGGCAATCGGATAGAACAAGGTGACGGCTGTACCCAGCCCAGGCGACCATCGTCCCCTAGTGAGCAGAAAGGGGAGGACATGAAAGAACGTCGCGTTGATCAGCATCAACGCCGGAAGCGACAAGGCGAACTCGGCGCACGACCAACCGACCGAGGCACAGGATATCCCCAGAACGATCACCACCCCGTTGACGATGGCGAAGTGAATCCAAGTGACGGGCAGTTTGATTACGGCCGTCGCCCAGCCCTTCCAATCGAAGGTGTATTCCTCGACGATGTGAAGTGCGTAGGCGAAAGTGGCGATCCAAAGAATGTAGGCGTGGTTCATGCAGGCGTATGACAACGACCAAGCTCAGCGACCGCCGCCGAAACCGAGCCCTGACTGCAAATCCAACCTCCGAAGAACTGGGTGCCCAGACTCGAAGCGGGGAGCGGCGGTTCGAGTGCAGCGATTTTGTTCGACGTTTCGGGTATTGGAATTGAGGCGTTTATCGCTTGTCCGAGATAATTGAAATGATGTTGATGATGGCGCCAGTCGCCTCGCTACAAAGTGCAGCATCGCGAAGGGTTGCCGTTCTGCGGTGTTGAAGTTGGTTGGCTAACTCCAAAGCTGTCTTGGCATGTTTTGGATTGTCTCGTTGGAACTGCCGGAGAGCATGCTGGCGATAAACGCCTCGAGCATACGATAGCCGTCGGTGGCACTGGGCGTAACGCCGTCGGACGGGGTATGCTGAGCCAGGTGATAAACAGCCTGCCCAAGCGAAATCAACGTCTCGCGGCAGTGCAAGCCGACAGTCTGGAACTCTTCTTCGGTGCAGGCGGTTTCAAGCCGTTGACGGATAGCGTCAACGCCGCGGTCAACGCGCGTCCAACCTGTCGTGCCTACTGCTGGCTCGGTGACAATGCCAGCCGCACGGCGGGAAGGTGCGTCCGTCGTAGGCTGAAAGAGCTGGATAAGATACTCCCGGCGCGAACGGTATGTCGGTAACTCTCCGCTGCTCCACTTGCCATACCACGCCCAAAGGTCTGGATATGGGTTCGGGTCTGCGACGCCGATAGTAAGGAGGAAGGGGCGAATGCGATGGCGGTGCTCGATATAGTCCTGGTTGACCCCCTGAACGCGCGCACCACCAGTCGAGACGGAAACCATCATGGCCTTTTCGGCTTCGAGCTCCTTGATGCAGTCTTGCTCAGTCATGTCTCAGGACGCGCGCCAGAAACGCCGAACAGTTTGATGTCGCGACGATCCTGACTTTGGGCAACGCGTTGTCAATGCGTAGTTTATGGCGGGAGCATGTTGGATGTCAGGGTGCAGCCACGACGGGGGTGGTGGCATCTTGTCGTGAGACCAATATCACGACGGGCGAGGGATTCTCGAACAGGTTGTCAGCGAGGCAGTTGGAGAAGTGGTTCGTCGGATATTGCGCCATATCATGACGGCATCCTCCTCGAGTCGTCTCCGGGGCTCCGGGAACACCGTTGGAGCGAATTTGGCCGCGGTCCCCAATTGTCGTGAGGGACAACCTTCGGAGCCATGGGCAAGCCTGCTGGAGTGAACTTGAGCGATGAACGGCATTCCCGTGGGCCTTGGGCCAATCGTGGGCGGTCCTGGGGACAGGACATCCATCAGCGTCCAACTGACGTCCTGCCCCTTGACCCCGTCCCACCTGCACATTCCCCGGACGGCACCCATCAGGGGCAAAACAGATGTCCTGTCCCCTGAACTGATTGACCCGCCGCCTGGGGAATGCCGCGGATCTGGCTCCGCGTTGTCGTGCCCGCGCCGGTGGCGCGGGGCCGAATCGTCGCGACGGCCCTGACGCTCAGCATTTCTGCCGTTGTCGAGGCGTGAAAGCCAGGCAGTCCGCGAAGAATTGAAGCGAATCGGAGAGGTGCCGTTCCCAGTACTCCCAGGTGTGGCCCCCGGGGAACTCCTCGTAGTGATGTGGAATTCCTTCCCCCTCCAGCGCCTCGTGCAATTCCCGGTTCGCGGAGATCCACGGATCCTCAGTGCCGCAATCGAAACGGATCGCCGGCAGGCGGTCGCGAAAGCACCGCATCGCTTCCAGCACCGACCGGTCCTCGGGGTGGCGGCTCCAGTCGGCGCACTCCTCCACGATGTAGGCCTGGAGCGCTTCGGCCCGGGTCACAGAGGAGTGACCGGACACCGCCCGGAAGCGACCCGGGTGGGTGGCCCCGAGGCGGAGGGCTCCGAAGCCGCCCATGCTGAGGCCGGCAAGGAAGAGGGGCGAGCGGTCCGAGACGGCGGGGGCCGCTTCGCGGGCGACCTCGGGCACCTCCTCCACAATCCACTGTCCGAAGTCCTGCACCGCGTGCCGCACGTACCCCGAGCCGTCGCCCCAGAGTCCGTCGCTGGGCATGGCCAGGACCATGGGTGGGATTTGCCCTGCAGCCATCATCCGGGAGGCGGTTCGGTGTGCGCCCCCCTTCATCGCCCATGCCCAGTGGGATCCGTAGACCCCGTGCAGCAGGATCACCAGCGGCACGTCCGATCTTCCGAGGACTTCAGGAGGGATGAAGAGTGTGACGTCCGCCCGCCCCTGCAGAGCGTCACTCTTGACGGTGGCCCAGCGCAGGCCTTCGAAGGCAAAACGGGGGTCGGAGAGTTCCAGGGTGCGGAACGGCATCCGGAGTGCGGGGAAACCTCAGCCGCCGTGTTCAACGGCTGTGCTGAAGCAGCCATTCGAAGAGTTCCGGGTTGTTGTAGGCCTCGGTCCAGGAGTCATGCCCGGCCTCGGGATACACGGTCAGCCGGACATCGGTCGCCCCGGCCCCCTTCACCGCGTCCACCATCCGCTCGCTTTCTGCGAGCGGCACCACCGTGTCCCTGGCTCCATGAAACGCCCAGACTCCGAGCGTCTTGAGCGCCTGTTGCTGCGAGGGCAGGAGGGCGCGGATCCGGTCGCCGCCGCCGCAGATGGGCGCCACCGCGGCGAACCGTTGTGGATGTCGCAACGCCAGGGCCCAGGTGCCGTACCCGCCCATGCTCAATCCAGTGGCGTACACCCGCCGTGGATCCACCCGAAAGTTCGTTTGGAGGTCGTCCAGCAACCCCACGAGGGCTGCGTCGTCCCATGTCTGGCCCTCGGGGCACTGTGGGGACACGAGGAGGAACGGGAGTTCACGACCGGCGGCAACCAGTTTTGGCGGGCCGTGCACGGCCACTTTCTGGAGATCAGCCCCACGTTCGCCGGCGCCGTGGAGGAAGAGCACGAGCGGCCAGCGACGTTCGGGCTCGGCCTCATACTCCCCGGGCAGGTAGATCAGGAACTCCAGTTGGTTGGTCCGGGTGACGACGGCCTGGTAGGCGCCGGGCACCTGGGAGCCGGCTTTTGGCTTCGCGGTGATCTCGGCGTCGAGCCTGACAGTCCCAACCCAACCAAGGGCAAGGACCGCCAGACAGGGGAGGGAGTGAATCGGGAGTTGCACGCCCGGAGACTGCGGCGGAACGGAGCTCTCCGGCAAGGACGCCTTCGGACCTACTCCGGCAGGGCGGGGAGCCGCGGACGCGGGTCAGATGTAGAACATGCGTACCGGATCGCCGCCGGCCTCCGCGAGGTGCTGGAAGTTCATCCGGGCCGCCTCCGATTCCACCGCCTTCCGCAGGCGTTGCCAGGCGTCCCGAAGCTCGGGCGGACACCGCGGATCCTTGAAGGCGGGGGAATCAAAGAGGGCGCCGTGAACGCAGTGGAGGACGTCGGCAAAGGTGATGGATGCCGGAGGACGCGCCAGCTGGTAGCCGCCGGATTTGCCGCGAAGGCTGCGGACGATTTCGGCGGACTTCAGCTCGATGAGGATTTGGACCAGGTAGTTGGGCGGCACGCCGTTTTCCCGGGCGATCTCCTCGACGCGGAGGGCGCGCGCCTGTCCGTAATGCCGTGCGAGGGTGAGGACGGCGCGCACGGCGTAGTCGCTCTTGACCGAGAGCTTCACGTTCCGGAGAGGGTGACGGGCGCGGATCGGGACGCAAGGCCCCCGGTCCGGATCTGCGGCCGCGCCTCATGCCCGGACCTGGAGTCTACCACAGGGCGAGGGTGTCGAGCACGGCACGCGTGCGGGGCACTTCGTGGGTGCGGAACAGGTCGGTTTTCCCGAGGGCTGCCAGCACCGCGAAGAAGGGCTCCGCACACCGCACCTCTTCGCCGAAGCACTCGAAGGCATGCGGCAGCGCGTGGCAGACCGGCCAGCCGAGGCTGCGCAGCCGGAAGCTGTTCAGGAACACCTGCATCTGGTGGCGGATCCGCACCGCCGAGTCCTGAAGGTTGCGATAATAGAAACCCATTCCGGGATCCACCCACAGCTTGCGGACGCCCTGCGATGTGGCCCCGTCAATCTGGCGGGCAAAGGAATCCCGCATGCGGGCCGCAACATCCGGACCCGATTCGAAGTCGCCAACGGACCGCACATTGTCCCCCTGGATGTGGCACAAAATGACGGCTGCGTCGTGGTCCGCGACCATCCGGTACATTTCGGCGGAGCGGTCGTTGCCGGTGAGGTTCAGCACCCGGGCGCCGGCTTCCAGACAGGCGCGGGTGACGGCTGGCTGATAGGTCTCCACGGAAATGAGATGGCCCGCCGCGGCCAGCTCCCGCACGACCGGCAGCAGGCGCGACTGCTGAAGGGCTTCATCGGCGCGTGCTGCGTGGCTGAGTGTGGACTCCGCCCCCAAGTCCAGGATGTGGGCCCCCTGGGCGGCGAGAACGTGCCCCCGGCGCACGGCCTGTTCCGTGCTGAGGCACACGGACTCCCGATACCAGGAGTCGGCCGACAGATTGATCACGCCCATGACGGCCGGCGGATGCCCTCCTCCGAAGGTTCGTCCCGCCAGGTCAAACCCGGCGACGGTTGCGGCGAGGTCGCCGCCATGGTGTCGGGCGATGGATTCCAGGTGGGTCAGTGAGAGCATGCGCCTTCGGACGATTCAGGAAGTGGCCGTTGGGACCGGAGGTCTGCTAGCGGATTGTGGCAACCCGTCCCGGTCCGTTGGCGTTTTGCCGCAACCGGTCCAGTGCGGCAAAGAATTCCCCGAGGGTTTCGCAGACCGTGGCGTTGATCTCCCGCAGGGCCGGGCGGTAGGCGTCAACCGCCCGGCCGCCGACCACCAATCGCACTGCAGGGTCGAGAAGTCGCCGGAGTCGGCGGAGTTCATCGGGCAGCAACGGGTCATCGGCCGGATGGACAATGCTGAGCGCCACCGCGCGGGCTTCGTGGTGTTGCGCGGTGCTGACGATTTCCTCCGCCGGCAGGGAAGCCCCCATGTACACGACGCGCCAGCCCTGGCTCCGGGCCGCAGCGGCGGCAAGGGCGGCACCCAGTTCGTGGAGTTGACCGGCCGGCGTCGTGGCCACCAGCACGGGCGCGGACGCATGGAGCGCGATTGGTCGGGCCGCATGGCCCAAAAAGGTTCGGATGACGGCGGACGCGAGGTGTTCGTGGGCGACCTTGAGGGAGCCATCCCTCCAGCCGTCACCGATCCTTTGGACGAGCGGCGCCACCACCTGCGCGAGCAGTGCCGTCTGGCCCAGCGCGACTGAGCCTTCCTCGAGCACCCGCTCCAGCGCTGCGGCATCCATGGCCGCCACCGCGGTATGGGCCGATTCGATCAATGCCGTCGCGTCCCTCGGTGGTGCATGCGCCGTGAGGCGCCGGAGGTCGGATGCCTCGGCCGGCACGGGTGCGGGTGCGCTCAAGAGCAGGGTGTGGAGATCGGCCACGTGCAGGTGGGTTATGTTTCCGATCGAGTGCCCGGCATCGGTTGCCTGCTTGAGCAGGGACAACCTCTGGACGTCGTCCTCGCTGTAGAGGCGCTGGTTGCCGCCCGACCTTTGGGGCCGAACCGTGCCATAGCGCTTCTCCCAAACCCGGATCACGTGGGGGCTGAGGCCCGTCCTTCGGGCGACCACCTTGATCGAGTGTTTCAGCATTGGTTCCGGCACGGCGGACAGTTGGACAGAAACTGGACATTTTCAACCAGAACATGGACTACACCCAATTCGCGCCCCTGATTCGAGCCTGATTTCTGAGGAATTTTGGTCGAAATCACCCGTGTTCTCGCGTTCATTCAGTTTGTGAACAAAAAATGAACAAAACATTGACAAAACTGGATCACCGGTCAGCTTTGACTCGTAAGAAGTCACCTGGGTTCTCCGGGTGGGGTACTGTCAGCGGAGTTACTACAAGGAAAACCATGACCACGAATCTCACGAAGTCTGCTCGTCGTTCCGAGAAGTTCGCCGACGCTGGCAACCCGCGGATGCGGTCGAGGAGCCGCTCGGGTGGCCAATACGCTCCGGCGTCGAGCACGCGTGCTCCGGCGGTCGAAGTGCGTCGGTCCGATCCAATCTCCGATCCGGTGGCCCCGGCTCCATTTGAGACCAAGTCGGCCCTCAGTCTCTACATGCGCGATGCCATCGAGGTGCCTCTGTTGACCATTGACGAGGAAAATGCGTTGGCGGCGCGGATCAAGCGGGGAGACACGGCCGCACGCGAGCACATGATCCGGGCCAACCTGCGCCTGGTGGTCAAGATTGCGAGGGACTACGACGGTTTCGGCCTGCCGCTTCTGGATCTGATCAACGAGGGGAACATTGGATTGATGAAGGGGGTTGAACGGTTCGATCCGGCCAAGGGGGGGAAGCTTTCCACATACGCCTCCTGGTGGATCAAGCAGTCCATCAAGCGGGCCCTGGCCAACCAGTCCAAGACCATCCGTCTCCCGGTCCACCTGGTGGACAAGGTGACCAAGTTGAAGCGCGTGGCCCATCAGCTTCAGGAGCTCCTTGGGCGGGAGGCCACCGACGAGGAACTGGCGGAGGAGATGGAGGTGCCCGTCAAAAAGATCCGGTTCTGGCAGCGGGCGTCCCAGAAAACGGCGTCCCTCGACGCACCGCTCGGGGACGATGATTCCAGCCGCCTCTCAGACCTGGTTCCCGATTCCGGGTCCAACGATCCCTACGGACAGCTCGAGGAAAAGACCACCCACCGGATGGTGGGGCAGTTCCTCGGGATCCTCGATTCCCGCGAGCTGAGCATCCTCCGTCAGCGATTTGGTCTGGATGGCCAGAAGGAGAAGACGCTCGACGAAATCGGACGCACGTTCGGTGTGACCCGGGAGCGGATCCGTCAACTCCAAAACATCGCCCTCGCGAAGCTGCGCGAGCGGATTGAGAAGCATGAGGCGGTCCGCGAGCCGGCAGGGGACTCCCCGGCGTGGACGCCGCTCGCGGCGGCGACCTTGTGATGGAGTCCGGTGGGGCGGGCCGGCCTCCCGTTTCGAATTGCCGGAAATCCCCGGAATTTGGGGAATCCAATTGCCAGACACGGGCTCTTTTCGATACACGGATCGGCGTTCCAGCATATGCCGAACGCCTACCACGCATCCATTGAAGGTGCCCAGCACGGGGCCAAGACCCTTGAACAGTTTCTCGACTACGCGAAGGACAGCGGTGCGTCGGGCGCCCAACCCAGTAACTACATGCTGGGGGACGGCAGGGGCGGCTTCCGCAAGGTGCGCGACATCCGGGCGGCCTTTGACGACCGGGAGATGTCCCTCGACGGCATCAGCGCCCATTGTCCATTCTGGGTGCACACCTCGGCCTGGACGGGGACCCGTTCCGGCAATCCGTTCATTCCCCCCGATGTAGCCCGGCTGGCTCCGGAAAAGGTCGAGTCATGGCACGAGAAGTATCTGCTGAAGTTGATGGATCTGGCGGCGGAGCTCGGGGTGAAAAGCCTCCCGATGTTCTGGGGGGTTGCCTTTGGTTGGGAACTGGCGAGCGGGTATCCATGGGGTTTCTGGCAGGGAGCTGGCTTTGACCTCTTGAAGGAGGGACAGGAGCGTTTCGTGAAGAAGACCGCGCGGCTTCGCAAGGCGGCCAACGCGCATGGCATCAAGCTGTGCCACGAAATTCACCCCGGCACGGCGGCGATGTGTGCCGACGACTTCCTGATGCTGGTGAAGATCTGCGACAACGACCCGTGCCTTGCGGTCAATGCCGACCCGTCGCACTGCTGGGAGGGCGAGTCCTGGGAGAGCCGGTTTCTCAAGGTCGGCCCCTACATCTACGCCGCCCATGTGAAAAACTTCGTCGTCCGCCCCGGGTTCCCGTTGCGGGCCATGGAGCCTGCGTGGCCGCGCCGGGGCATGCAGTTCACGGACCTGCCCTCCGGGGACCTCAACATGCAGCGTTATGTGGAGCTGCTGCTGCACGTCGGCTATCGCGACCGCTACTGCAAGCTTCACCGGGTGGCCAGCGCGCCGCTGGTGGTGGAGGCGGAGTCGGCCCACAAGGATCTCGACTTCTGCAGCGCCAACGGCATCCGGTACACCGCGGACCACCTCTGCTGGCCGGCCGCCGCCGGCAGCTTTGAGGAAGGCATGGGGGCCTGACAGGAACCCGCCAGAGGGCGGGCGGCCGGGTTGGAATCTGCCCCGACCGCGGGGCCGGGATCGCACGGCTCCCACCCCCGCGGCGCCTCCTGGTGGGATCCCGGGACCGCCGCCGGCCTGGCCGGGGCGGGTGGTCCCCTCCGCGCGGCTGCGGAGTGTCTTGACGCCGCGGCCCTTCCCCGATTACTTCCGCAAACCAGACTATGCCCACGTACGAGTATTCCTGTCAGAAATGCGACGCCCAGTTCGAGGTGCAGCAATCCATGACCGCCGCACCGCTGACCGTGTGCCCGAAGGAGGTTTGTCCCCGGAAGCCCTGGGGGAGGGGGCGCGTTCAACGGGGCATCGGCGGCGGGGCCGGGCTGATCTTCAAGGGCAGTGGATTCTACATCACGGACTATCGAAGCGAGGGCTACAAGTCGGCCGCGAAAAGTGATTCCGAGGCCGCCAAACCGAAGTCCGACGGCAAGGCCGATGCGAAACCCAAACCCGCCACCCCGGCCCCCGCCGCAACGCCGGCATCGCCCGGGGCCAAACCGGCCCCTTGAGCGGACGCCATGTGTCTGCCGACCTCATGTGCCGGGCGCCCGCCCTCGATGGCACTCGCCGTCCTGGGAGTGCTGATCTCGGTGGGGCCACGGGCCATGAGCGCGCTCCCGGCCCTCCCGATCGAGGTGCCCGTGACGGCACGGAGTGTCAGCGGCCAGTTCCTGGTGCATGGACGCGGCACCACGCTGCCCGCGCCGGCGTCCCGGGTTCGGGGCGTGGGCACCAACGAAGTGATCGTCCTGCGGCCCGACCTGCTCGCGGTCACCGCGGAACGCGTCAAGCGCGGGATCGAGAGGCTGCTGGAGGTCAATGATGCGTGGCGGGGGGCCGTGCATCTCCAGATCCGCGAGTCCTCCCGGATCGTCGGGCCACTCTCCATCCAGCCGCGTGTGTTCCGGGACGGATGGCAATACGCCATGCCGGTGCCGGAGGAGGTCGGTTGGGAACGGCTCGTTCGGGGGCTGTCCGAGGTGGTCGTGCTGGAGCGGGCCAACCGGTCCAATGCCGGGGAGGAGTGTGCGCTGCCGCCCCTGTGGCTGACCACGGGACTTCACGAGTTGCTGATGGCGGCCTCCGGTCGTGACCTGGTGGCGGAATCGGGGACGTTGATCAACCGCCTGGAGCGGCGGCCGGACCCGCTGCGGATCGTGCGCTCGCAGCTTGGGGGCGGGGAACCGATGACGTTTGGAGAGTTCAGCCTGCTGACGCTGGACGACCTCGCCGATCCCGGCCGGTTCCGCCTCTACCAGGCCAGCACCGCATTGTTCACCCACGAGTTGCTCCGTGAGCCTTCCGGCCGCGCCTCGGTCAGGGAATTCATCCGGCGCCTGCCTGAGAGCCTGAACTGGCAGACCGTGTTCCTCCGCACCCATTCCGACCGGTTCCTTCGTCTGTTGGACATTGAAAAATGGTGGGCTGTGGCGGCAACGGAAGCTCTGGCGGCGGATGGCAGCCAGCGGTGGCCCCGCGAACGGGTCCTCGATCGCCTTGCCGAGATCCTGACCGAGACCGCCGACGTGCGGCTGGACTCCGCCAGCCTGCCCGAGCGCTTGACGGTGCCGCTGCGGGATTTGATCGTGTCGTGGGACTACGATGCCCAGCGCGAGGTCGTCCTGCGCAAGGTGTCTCAACTGCGCGCCCTCGGCCTCCGGTCGCCCCCCACCGTGGCGCCGCTGGTGAACGAGGCCGTGCAGGTGCTCGAGGACTATGCGGTTGCCCGCGCCGGGAAGGGGCGCGTGGCAGCGGCGCGGACGGTGGCCGGCGGCGGAGGACGCCTGGCGGCCGAATCGGCGGCCCGAAAGCTGGCGGCGCTTGAGGACCGCCTGGATCGGGAGCGCCGGAATCCCGGACCCGTGCCTCCGTCCCGTGCGGATCCAGCCAGGGTGGTCACCCCTCCGGGCCGACCGGCGCCTACAACGACTCCTGCATCCGGCGGGTGATGCGTGCGCTCAATTCCGCCGCCGGATGGTACCCGGTGGACCGGAGCTTCGTCTGGAGTGCGGCGACTTCGATGAGGCCCGCCAGGTCCCGGCCGGGCCGGACCGGGATGACGATATGGGGCACTGGCTGTCCCAGGAGTGTCACGTGGGCCTGATCGAGTCCGAGCCGGTCCATTTCTTCCACATCGTCCCAGCGTTTCAGGGTGACGACGAGGTTCACGCGCTTGTCATGCCGGATGGAGGCCACGCCGAACATGGCGGCGACATCAATCAGGCCGATGCCGCGAACCTCCATGAGGTTGCGTCCGAGATCCTTCGCGGTGCCCATGAGTTCCGTGCCATCCTGGATCCAAAGGCATACCACATCGTCGGCGACGAGGCTGTGGCCCCGCTCCAGCAGTCCCACCATGGCCTCGCTCTTGCCGATGCCGCTTTCGCCCTCGATCACCACGCCGATGCCCTGAATGTCCACCATGCCGGCGTGAATCTGGGTGCGCGGTGCAAACAGGTTTTCGAGGGTGATGGTGGCCCGGCTGATGAACTTCATGGTGATCAGCGAGGAGGTGAACAGGGGTACGTCAGCCCGCTCGGCGGCCTGGAGGAGTTGGCGTCCGGGCTTGAGATTGCGGCACAGGACCACGCAGGGAATACGGTGCGCGAAGAAGGTGGCGATG
The nucleotide sequence above comes from Verrucomicrobiia bacterium. Encoded proteins:
- a CDS encoding sugar phosphate isomerase/epimerase, which translates into the protein MPNAYHASIEGAQHGAKTLEQFLDYAKDSGASGAQPSNYMLGDGRGGFRKVRDIRAAFDDREMSLDGISAHCPFWVHTSAWTGTRSGNPFIPPDVARLAPEKVESWHEKYLLKLMDLAAELGVKSLPMFWGVAFGWELASGYPWGFWQGAGFDLLKEGQERFVKKTARLRKAANAHGIKLCHEIHPGTAAMCADDFLMLVKICDNDPCLAVNADPSHCWEGESWESRFLKVGPYIYAAHVKNFVVRPGFPLRAMEPAWPRRGMQFTDLPSGDLNMQRYVELLLHVGYRDRYCKLHRVASAPLVVEAESAHKDLDFCSANGIRYTADHLCWPAAAGSFEEGMGA
- a CDS encoding zinc ribbon domain-containing protein, with the protein product MPTYEYSCQKCDAQFEVQQSMTAAPLTVCPKEVCPRKPWGRGRVQRGIGGGAGLIFKGSGFYITDYRSEGYKSAAKSDSEAAKPKSDGKADAKPKPATPAPAATPASPGAKPAP
- the hprK gene encoding HPr(Ser) kinase/phosphatase encodes the protein MKTVTVERFYTEVGGDLGLRLVAGALGLKRLIREPTVNRPGLALAGFKKYFAPKRVQVVGNVETSYLRSLPDPVRRERIATFFAHRIPCVVLCRNLKPGRQLLQAAERADVPLFTSSLITMKFISRATITLENLFAPRTQIHAGMVDIQGIGVVIEGESGIGKSEAMVGLLERGHSLVADDVVCLWIQDGTELMGTAKDLGRNLMEVRGIGLIDVAAMFGVASIRHDKRVNLVVTLKRWDDVEEMDRLGLDQAHVTLLGQPVPHIVIPVRPGRDLAGLIEVAALQTKLRSTGYHPAAELSARITRRMQESL